In a single window of the Cucumis melo cultivar AY chromosome 11, USDA_Cmelo_AY_1.0, whole genome shotgun sequence genome:
- the LOC103498851 gene encoding squamosa promoter-binding-like protein 16, which yields MYWELRGIGNMDERSMDDMKGTRVALIESSSSRLMKRSRAPGSGAQVPSCMVDGCSSDLSKCRDYHRRHKVCELHSKTPKVTICGQEQRFCQQCSRFHSLAEFDDRKRSCRKRLDGHNRRRRKPQPATMTLNAGRFLYGNQGPRFLPFGNQLLSASSDVSSSWIGMIKPENNAPLCGGNSQFDFTDRRKSMLPGSLSSDYKEKQLAISCIPIGLLPKSSDTQPFLNVGSSNGGNVQKVLGNGSNRFFDSDCALSLLSTPVEPGEINLSSMSQSNLIPPAHFIHSDGLGLEGDPISSGLVSDGSSDANIRCYSTFQDGPDGSSGDLFRF from the exons ATGTATTGGGAACTCAGGGGCATTGGTAATATGGACGAAAGATCTATGGATGACATGAAAGGAACTCGAGTTGCTTTAATTGAGTCATCGTCTTCGAGATTAATGAAGAGGTCACGTGCCCCTGGTAGTGGAGCCCAAGTCCCTTCGTGTATGGTAGATGGCTGCAGTTCAGACCTTAGCAAATGCAGGGACTATCACCGCCGTCATAAAGTATGCGAGCTCCATTCTAAAACACCGAAAGTAACCATTTGCGGTCAGGAACAACGATTCTGCCAGCAATGTAGCAG ATTCCATTCTTTGGCGGAGTTTGATGATAGAAAACGAAGTTGTAGGAAACGTCTCGATGGGCACAACCGACGTCGAAGAAAGCCTCAACCAGCAACTATGACACTAAATGCAGGAAGATTTCTCTATGGCAACCAAG GTCCAAGATTCTTACCCTTTGGTAATCAATTACTGTCGGCCAGCAGTGATGTGAGCTCTTCTTGGATTGGAATGATCAAACCCGAGAACAATGCGCCACTTTGTGGTGGCAACTCACAGTTTGACTTTACTGACAGAAGAAAAAGTATGTTGCCCGGTTCGTTGTCTTCTGATTACAAAGAAAAACAGCTAGCAATCTCTTGCATCCCTATAGGACTGCTTCCCAAATCATCTGATACTCAGCCATTTCTCAACGTTGGATCCAGCAACGGTGGGAATGTTCAGAAAGTGCTCGGAAACGGATCGAATCGGTTCTTCGACTCTGACTGTGCTCTCTCTCTTCTGTCAACACCAGTTGAGCCTGGGGAGATTAATCTAAGCTCCATGAGCCAATCCAACCTCATCCCCCCAGCCCATTTCATTCACAGCGACGGTCTTGGCTTGGAGGGTGACCCCATTAGTTCTGGTTTAGTCTCGGACGGTAGCAGCGATGCCAACATCCGGTGCTACTCAACATTCCAGGACGGACCTGATGGATCATCTGGTGATCTATTCAGGTTTTGA